One part of the Candidatus Uhrbacteria bacterium CG10_big_fil_rev_8_21_14_0_10_50_16 genome encodes these proteins:
- the nusA gene encoding transcription termination/antitermination protein NusA (modifies transcription through interactions with RNA polymerase affecting elongation, readthrough, termination, and antitermination) has translation MASPIEQAIRQIVEEKGLSYESVMETIEAALSAAFRKDFGHKLQNIEAQFNTEDGSVKVWDVKTVVEDQEVPELVEEPEVPEGRREPREVVEEVDADAEPKFNPKTEVMITVAQQKNPDAQIGDVIREPLEVPGEFGRMAAMTAKQVITQKLREAEREVLYNEYKDQEGEVLIGTVQRREGRVILVDIGRGTAVMRPDDQIPGERYNSGERIKVFLRSVDLGVRGPEILVSRTAPELVLELFKVEIPEIADGTVKIESIAREAGSRSKVAVSCEDEGVDPIGACIGQRGARIQTIIAELGNEKVDIIEFDTDPGVFVMNALAPAKVSGVTLDESEKMATVTVAADQLSLAIGRGGQNVRLAARLTDWRINVAEEGGEVKGSSEGAVRTPIAVVKPAVVEADAEGASEEVVDAEAVEEIEQATLTESLDELAEAADDNDDTADLEDESDDEAEEAQAGLEADELPTVEMEESDEAHEEITE, from the coding sequence ATGGCTTCACCTATTGAACAAGCCATTCGACAAATCGTCGAAGAAAAAGGACTCTCCTATGAGAGTGTGATGGAAACAATCGAGGCAGCCCTTTCGGCGGCTTTCAGAAAAGACTTTGGTCACAAATTACAAAACATCGAAGCGCAATTTAACACGGAAGATGGAAGCGTGAAGGTTTGGGATGTCAAAACAGTTGTGGAAGATCAGGAGGTCCCAGAGCTCGTGGAGGAACCCGAGGTACCAGAGGGACGCCGCGAACCACGCGAGGTGGTAGAGGAAGTGGACGCAGATGCTGAGCCAAAGTTCAATCCAAAAACGGAGGTCATGATAACGGTTGCGCAGCAAAAAAATCCCGATGCACAAATTGGAGATGTGATTCGAGAACCGTTGGAGGTCCCTGGTGAATTTGGTCGCATGGCCGCCATGACCGCCAAGCAGGTGATTACGCAGAAGCTCCGAGAAGCCGAGCGCGAGGTACTCTACAACGAGTATAAAGATCAAGAAGGTGAGGTGTTGATTGGGACCGTACAGCGTCGTGAAGGACGTGTGATTTTGGTCGACATTGGTCGTGGGACCGCGGTGATGCGCCCAGACGATCAAATCCCCGGAGAGCGATACAACTCGGGTGAGCGCATCAAAGTCTTCTTGCGATCCGTAGATCTTGGAGTGCGTGGACCAGAAATTTTGGTATCGCGTACGGCGCCAGAACTTGTGTTGGAATTATTTAAAGTGGAAATCCCCGAGATTGCCGATGGAACCGTGAAGATTGAATCTATTGCTCGTGAGGCCGGGTCTCGTTCCAAGGTAGCTGTGTCATGTGAGGATGAAGGTGTGGATCCAATTGGTGCCTGCATTGGACAACGTGGCGCACGTATCCAGACCATTATCGCGGAACTTGGAAACGAGAAAGTAGACATTATTGAATTTGATACCGATCCCGGTGTGTTTGTCATGAATGCGCTCGCACCCGCAAAAGTTTCTGGTGTGACCTTGGATGAGTCCGAGAAAATGGCAACGGTGACGGTTGCAGCGGATCAATTGTCCTTGGCGATTGGTCGTGGAGGTCAAAACGTTCGCCTTGCTGCACGACTAACGGATTGGCGCATTAACGTTGCCGAGGAAGGTGGAGAGGTAAAGGGATCGAGTGAGGGAGCGGTGCGTACGCCGATCGCGGTTGTCAAACCTGCCGTTGTGGAAGCCGACGCGGAGGGAGCCTCCGAGGAAGTTGTGGATGCAGAAGCTGTTGAGGAAATAGAACAAGCAACCCTAACGGAAAGCCTGGATGAGCTTGCAGAAGCTGCGGATGATAACGACGATACAGCGGACCTAGAGGATGAATCAGACGACGAGGCCGAGGAGGCACAGGCGGGACTTGAGGCGGACGAGCTTCCAACGGTAGAGATGGAAGAGTCAGACGAAGCGCACGAGGAGATTACCGAGTAG
- a CDS encoding YraN family protein produces MRREVGQRGELMAARYLKKMGYRVLQTNVRLAGCEIDIVAKQGKEIVFVEVKTRQSNVAGYPEDSVTPQKVHHIERAALAWLLENGEQPWRVDVIAVTMGGESEEIKHFVGI; encoded by the coding sequence ATGAGACGGGAGGTTGGACAACGAGGTGAATTAATGGCGGCACGGTATCTCAAAAAAATGGGGTACCGTGTTTTGCAAACCAACGTTCGTTTAGCGGGCTGTGAGATTGATATTGTGGCAAAACAGGGCAAGGAGATTGTGTTTGTAGAGGTAAAAACGCGGCAATCCAATGTGGCAGGGTACCCGGAGGATTCGGTGACGCCGCAAAAGGTGCATCATATTGAGAGGGCGGCGCTGGCGTGGTTGTTGGAGAATGGCGAGCAACCCTGGCGCGTGGATGTGATTGCAGTGACTATGGGGGGAGAAAGCGAGGAAATTAAGCATTTTGTAGGTATTTAG